From the genome of Bosea sp. Tri-49, one region includes:
- a CDS encoding branched-chain amino acid ABC transporter permease has protein sequence MLTILFDGVAYGMILFVLACGLSVTMGLMNFINLAHGAFAMFGGYVTVLAMQRLGLPFLWALPAAFFAAGLAGLVLERLVYRPMYARGHLDQVMFSIGLVFMSVAGADYLMGSTQQFVQLPVWLSGRFDVAGIGVGRYRLFIILLCGALAFAMQWGFTRTRFGSRLRAAVDDARVARGLGIPVNRLFALTFAFGSGLAGLGGALGIELMGLDPTFPLKFMIYFLIVVTVGGTSTISGPFFAAMLLGVADVAGKYLVPQLGAFIIYALMVVLLITRPHGLFARGRA, from the coding sequence GTGCTCACCATCCTGTTCGACGGCGTCGCCTACGGCATGATCCTGTTCGTGCTGGCTTGCGGGCTGTCCGTGACCATGGGGTTGATGAACTTCATCAACCTCGCCCACGGCGCCTTCGCCATGTTCGGCGGCTATGTCACCGTGCTGGCGATGCAGCGGCTCGGCCTGCCGTTCCTGTGGGCGCTCCCGGCGGCCTTCTTCGCCGCCGGGCTCGCAGGGCTGGTGCTGGAGCGGCTGGTCTATCGGCCGATGTACGCCAGGGGCCATCTCGACCAGGTGATGTTCTCGATCGGACTGGTGTTCATGTCGGTTGCCGGCGCCGACTACCTGATGGGTTCGACCCAGCAATTCGTGCAGCTGCCGGTCTGGCTGAGTGGGCGCTTCGATGTCGCGGGGATCGGCGTCGGCCGCTACCGGCTCTTCATCATCCTGCTCTGCGGCGCGCTTGCTTTCGCGATGCAATGGGGCTTCACCCGCACCCGCTTCGGCAGCCGGCTGCGCGCTGCCGTCGACGATGCCCGGGTGGCACGCGGGCTCGGCATCCCCGTCAACCGGTTGTTCGCGCTGACCTTCGCCTTCGGCTCGGGGCTTGCCGGCCTTGGCGGCGCGCTCGGCATCGAATTGATGGGGCTCGATCCGACCTTCCCGCTGAAGTTCATGATCTACTTCCTGATCGTGGTGACAGTCGGCGGCACCTCGACCATCTCCGGCCCGTTCTTCGCGGCGATGCTGCTCGGGGTCGCCGATGTTGCCGGTAAGTACCTCGTGCCGCAGCTCGGCGCCTTCATCATCTACGCGCTGATGGTCGTCCTGCTGATCACCCGGCCGCACGGCCTCTTCGCCAGGGGCCGGGCATGA
- a CDS encoding branched-chain amino acid ABC transporter permease, translating into MSAGSIEARVRRSLYGARRWHPAEITFWVLALAVFFLLPRQLLILNEIAILGLFAVSLDLILGYAGIVSLGHAAFFGFGAYAAGLFAKHASADPLAGLAVGMGAAGLLGLLTSPLILRGSDLTRLMVTLGVALILGELANSLGGITGGADGLQGITMGPVLGLFEFDIFGKVAYLYSLAVLFVLFVLARRIVSSPFGLSLRAIRDNSLRASASGVPLHWRLVAVYTLAAAYAGAAGALLAQTTQFVSLDVLAFHRSADLMLVLIIGGAGYLYGGLIGAVAFKLLQDVIASFTPQYWMFWIGLFLVLFVLGGRELIHGGIKAVAVRIGHLVRRSPT; encoded by the coding sequence ATGAGTGCCGGCAGCATCGAGGCCCGCGTCCGGCGCTCGCTCTATGGCGCGCGCCGCTGGCATCCGGCCGAGATCACGTTCTGGGTCCTGGCGTTGGCGGTCTTCTTCCTGCTGCCGCGCCAGCTGCTGATCCTCAACGAGATCGCGATCCTCGGGCTCTTTGCCGTCTCGCTCGACCTGATCCTCGGCTATGCCGGCATCGTCTCGCTCGGGCATGCCGCCTTCTTCGGCTTCGGCGCCTATGCCGCCGGGCTCTTCGCCAAGCATGCCAGCGCTGATCCGCTCGCGGGCCTCGCGGTCGGGATGGGAGCGGCTGGACTACTCGGCCTGCTCACCAGCCCGCTGATCCTGCGCGGCAGCGACCTGACACGGCTGATGGTGACGCTCGGTGTCGCGCTGATCCTGGGGGAGCTGGCGAATTCGCTCGGCGGCATCACCGGCGGCGCCGACGGCCTGCAGGGCATCACGATGGGGCCGGTGCTCGGGCTGTTCGAGTTCGATATCTTCGGCAAGGTCGCCTATCTCTATTCGCTCGCTGTGCTCTTCGTGCTGTTCGTGCTGGCACGGCGCATCGTGAGCTCGCCCTTCGGCCTGTCGCTGCGGGCGATCCGCGACAACTCCCTGCGCGCCTCGGCCTCCGGCGTGCCGCTGCACTGGCGGCTGGTCGCGGTCTACACATTGGCGGCCGCCTATGCCGGCGCGGCCGGAGCTCTGCTCGCCCAGACCACGCAGTTCGTCTCGCTCGACGTGCTCGCCTTCCACCGCTCGGCCGATCTGATGCTGGTGCTGATCATCGGCGGTGCCGGCTATCTCTATGGCGGTCTGATCGGCGCGGTTGCCTTCAAGCTGCTGCAGGACGTGATTGCGAGCTTCACGCCGCAATATTGGATGTTCTGGATCGGGCTGTTCCTGGTGCTGTTCGTGCTCGGCGGGCGCGAACTGATCCATGGCGGGATCAAGGCGGTGGCTGTCCGGATTGGCCATCTTGTCCGGAGATCGCCGACATGA